In Candidatus Mycalebacterium zealandia, one DNA window encodes the following:
- the metG gene encoding methionine--tRNA ligase, producing MKAYYITTPIYYVNDLPHIGHAYTTVAADALARWRRLRGEPVFFLTGTDEHGRKIEQTAAQTGETPKELADRVVERFHSLWQTLNVENDDFIRTTEERHIKCAQKLFKASLDAGDIYLGEYEGWYDVREESFVTETQMEEINKMPPEKRPNIEKIKEPCFFFKLSAYEKPLLEYYKKNPDFVMPKERMNEVRSFVESGLKDLSISRTTFSWGVRVAENPQHVMYVWFDALSNYLTAAGFESDAEKFKKIWPANLHLVGKDIIRFHAVYWPAFLMSAGIEPPQRVFAHGWWTVEGEKMSKSLGNSVNPVEIADEFGVDAFRYFMMREIPFGKDGDFSRKSLISRINSDLANGLGNLASRTLGMVERYFEGAVPDSDGEGCDNSTVKERVESCASGIPAAMDAIQPGKALSLLWELIAEADKFVEDSKPWEIHKKGDTEKLSAVLWTLCESLRIIAVYTYPFMPGTAENLWRKLGFEQSLKNSPQKHLSTGWGIFSAGAKVKKGDNLFNRMEDETR from the coding sequence ATGAAAGCCTACTACATCACAACCCCCATCTATTACGTAAACGACCTGCCGCACATAGGTCACGCTTACACAACCGTGGCGGCGGACGCGCTGGCGCGCTGGCGGCGGCTACGCGGCGAACCGGTTTTTTTTCTGACCGGAACGGACGAGCACGGCAGAAAAATTGAGCAAACCGCCGCGCAAACGGGAGAAACGCCAAAAGAACTCGCAGACAGGGTCGTGGAAAGGTTTCACTCGCTGTGGCAGACACTGAACGTTGAAAATGACGATTTCATAAGAACCACCGAAGAAAGGCACATCAAATGCGCTCAAAAACTGTTCAAAGCCTCGCTTGACGCGGGAGACATCTATCTCGGTGAATACGAAGGCTGGTATGACGTGCGCGAAGAAAGTTTCGTCACGGAAACACAGATGGAGGAAATTAATAAAATGCCTCCGGAAAAACGTCCGAACATTGAAAAAATCAAGGAGCCGTGTTTTTTCTTCAAACTTTCCGCGTATGAGAAACCCCTGCTTGAATATTACAAAAAGAACCCCGATTTTGTGATGCCGAAAGAGCGGATGAACGAAGTCCGCAGCTTTGTGGAATCCGGGCTGAAAGACCTGAGCATAAGCCGCACGACATTTTCATGGGGTGTGAGAGTTGCGGAAAATCCGCAACACGTCATGTATGTCTGGTTTGACGCGCTGTCCAATTATTTGACTGCGGCGGGATTTGAATCAGACGCGGAAAAATTCAAAAAAATCTGGCCCGCGAACCTTCATCTGGTAGGCAAAGACATCATCAGGTTTCACGCGGTTTACTGGCCTGCTTTTCTTATGTCCGCCGGCATTGAGCCGCCGCAGAGGGTTTTCGCACACGGGTGGTGGACGGTTGAAGGGGAAAAGATGTCAAAATCTCTGGGCAATTCGGTAAATCCGGTTGAAATTGCGGACGAGTTCGGTGTTGATGCATTCAGATATTTTATGATGAGGGAAATTCCATTTGGAAAAGACGGGGATTTTTCGCGCAAATCCTTAATTTCGCGAATTAATTCCGACCTCGCAAACGGGCTTGGAAATCTCGCGAGCCGGACTCTTGGAATGGTTGAGAGATATTTTGAAGGCGCGGTTCCGGACTCAGACGGCGAGGGATGCGACAATTCCACCGTAAAAGAACGCGTGGAAAGTTGCGCCTCCGGAATTCCCGCCGCAATGGACGCAATCCAGCCCGGCAAAGCACTTTCCCTTTTGTGGGAACTCATTGCCGAGGCGGACAAATTCGTTGAAGACTCAAAGCCGTGGGAAATTCATAAAAAAGGCGATACGGAAAAACTTTCGGCGGTTCTGTGGACACTTTGCGAATCGTTGAGAATAATTGCCGTTTACACATATCCGTTTATGCCCGGAACGGCGGAAAACCTGTGGAGAAAACTGGGCTTTGAACAATCGCTCAAAAACTCTCCACAAAAACATCTTTCAACCGGATGGGGAATTTTTTCTGCGGGCGCGAAAGTCAAAAAAGGCGACAACCTTTTCAACAGAATGGAAGATGAGACGCGGTGA